One Eptesicus fuscus isolate TK198812 chromosome 11, DD_ASM_mEF_20220401, whole genome shotgun sequence genomic region harbors:
- the ZNF804A gene encoding zinc finger protein 804A, whose translation MECYYIVISSTRLSNGHFRNIKGVFRGPLSKTGTRTLDYAEKENAIAKALGDLKANFYCELCDKQYHKHPEFDNHINSYDHAHKQRLKELKQREFARNVASKSRKDERKQAKALQRLHRLAELRKEGARAPGSGPMFKSTTVTVGETRHGISQGRVVDSVPRREDVRCGWIPGEERACEGTAGAADPGSAHPCAQTRQLGEQAQGAHRHKTGFSFAFPKKASVRLECSAAAFSEGGDDASLARGLSRRRRFVPGPCHLQRPSPTDELWSPEEKASSLRPPEGMCSCNETAPTQETKEAACAKDPFLLPSSRQFQLPLSPEAGHCQNPVASADPARPEEAVRNEDTSESCAGSESLGSRGAALGRAADGPALPASPAERAKDGDAPTIEAETEPQGPERSAPSISEEDAVTSRETPDFSRRPCEPFVPVLNKDGSTVLQWPSEMLVYTAAQPPVSYSCNPLCFDFKSTKVSNHLEKSKPPFSGLCSQQKRGDVCRRQVWAVQGSAVTGPTDDDGGGSRNESAPVPPLSAEESPSDSCDAGKNETVDQRYKHSSCRSRKTKRYHFIQKQVKQNTHEEGHKTRLKDTHEHRFHKSRRKKKRRKLCHHHRGDHAEEPVTPFRMETGNSCADTTRKHPLGTVSEKRDLAVEPPLDAHQLPDQEPTSAFLFSRENRETETCKTWNAEHSHNDAISSQNHCTENSTVLNGQSSPTAMHSGERSLTHARTSCSCKAAVPSCGQGHGCVFLSKRTDCVPPNQAVKRGYHSLVSEPERCHRKRRPHSSSHSSDESLNPPHALPGGFGAPPRAPVPVTPRRRRRRKRGRFRPRRGALERRERADPPGKAAASVGPPGGSMSADKKEELSPQDMANVDRNSEQTDPVKATPTSRPSSPLPSGSDGGAERWVTEATSGSRPEVSAEPTSVSAAGAPAEEAVAGGLLGRQDRSPTARIREKQVPPEVPPVDQTFQQPPPKSLLGHYELAEALPQGKAAAAEASPAWLRLPSGILHAHPPLPFKEAQVSGHALVTTEQILAPLALPEQALLIPIETPDKCKALPCEVYQHILQPGLLAHKVKLAFPAAALAPPSVPLQPPLRSTSVTTIHHAVLHHQAGTWKVLQPHQRFLPQGPPLTGTSLPQTPISRGPLGARLCPGNPPTLVAPPPMPIIPASVLHPSPLAFPALPHALFPSLLAPHPAVIPLQPLF comes from the exons GATTATGCGGAGAAGGAGAACGCCATCGCCAAAGCGCTGGGGGACCTGAAGGCCAACTTCTACTGTGAGCTCTGCGACAAGCAGTACCACAAGCACCCGGAGTTCGACAACCACATCAATTCCTACGACCACGCGCACAAGCAG AGACTCAAAGAACTGAAACAAAGGGAATTTGCCCGAAACGTGGCCTCTAAATCCAGGAAGGATGAGAGGAAGCAGGCGAAGGCCCTCCAGCGCCTGCACAGGCTGGCCGAGCTGAGGAAGGAAGGCGCGCG AGCTCCCGGGAGTGGTCCCATGTTCAAGTCCACGACGGTGACTGTGGGAGAAACTCGCCACGGCATCTCGCAGGGACGTGTTGTGGATTCGGTGCCCCGCCGGGAGGATGTCAGGTGTGGTTGGATTCCCGGTGAAGAGCGCGCGTGTGAGGGGACGGCCGGAGCCGCAGACCCGGGAAGTGCCCATCCTTGTGCGCAGACTCGCCAGCTGGGCGAGCAAGCCCAGGGCGCCCACAGACACAAGACCGGCTTTTCCTTCGCGTTTCCCAAGAAAGCCTCCGTGCGGCTGGAGTGCTCGGCCGCAGCCTTCTCTGAGGGCGGCGACGACGCCTCCCTGGCCCGAGGGCTGAGCAGGCGAAGGCGGTTCGTCCCCGGTCCTTGTCACCTTCAGCGGCCTTCGCCGACAGACGAGCTCTGGAGTCCCGAGGAGAAGGCCAGCTCCCTCCGTCCGCCCGAGGGGATGTGCAGCTGCAATGAAACGGCTCCGACGCAGGAGACGAAAGAAGCTGCTTGTGCAAAAGACCCATTTTTATTGCCTTCCTCTCGCCAGTTTCAACTCCCTTTGTCTCCGGAGGCAGGTCATTGTCAAAATCCGGTGGCATCGGCAGACCCAGCACGCCCGGAAGAGGCTGTGAGGAATGAAGACACGTCGGAGAGCTGTGCCGGTTCCGAGTCGCTGGGAAGTAGGGGCGCAGCTCTCGGCAGGGCTGCTGACGGCCCGGCTTTGCCAGCCAGCCCAGCGGAACGGGCGAAGGACGGTGATGCACCCACCATCGAGGCTGAGACGGAACCCCAGGGTCCGGAGAGGTCGGCCCCTTCCATCTCTGAAGAGGATGCTGTAACTTCACGTGAAACTCCAGATTTCTCTAGAAGACCCTGCGAGCCGTTCGTTCCCGTGCTCAACAAAGACGGGTCCACCGTTCTGCAGTGGCCATCGGAAATGCTAGTCTACACAGCTGCTCAGCCACCGGTTTCCTACAGCTGCAACCCTCTCTGTTTTGACTTTAAGTCCACGAAAGTCAGCAACCATCTAGAGAAAAGCAAACCGCCCTTCAGTGGCCTTTGTTCCCAGCAGAAGCGGGGGGACGTCTGCAGGAGGCAGGTTTGGGCGGTCCAGGGCAGCGCCGTCACAGGCCCCACGGATGATGACGGTGGGGGAAGCAGAAACGAATCCGCCCCCGTCCCTCCTCTTTCCGCTGAAGAGTCGCCCTCCGATAGTTGTGATGCTGGAAAAAATGAGACTGTAGATCAGAGGTACAAACATAGTTCCTGTAggagcagaaaaacaaaaaggtacCATTTTATTCAAAAGCAAGTCAAACAGAATACTCACGAGGAAGGCCACAAAACGAGGTTGAAAGATACGCATGAACACCGGTTCCATAAAAGTCGGAGAAAGAAGAAACGAAGGAAGTTGTGTCACCACCATCGGGGGGACCACGCCGAAGAACCAGTAACCCCCTTCAGGATGGAGACAGGGAACAGTTGCGCCGACACAACGAGGAAACACCCGCTGGGAACGGTTTCAGAAAAGCGGGATTTAGCTGTAGAGCCACCGCTAGACGCACATCAGCTCCCTGATCAAGAGCCCACCTCAGCATTTCTGTTCTCGCGTgaaaacagagaaacagaaacgtGTAAAACGTGGAACGCTGAACACAGTCACAATGACGCCATCAGTTCTCAAAATCACTGTACAGAGAACTCGACTGTTTTAAATGGACAGTCCAGTCCCACAGCGATGCATTCTGGGGAACGTAGTTTAACACACGCCAGAACGTCCTGCAGTTGCAAAGCCGCAGTGCCCAGCTGTGGTCAGGGTCACGGGTGCGTCTTTCTTTCAAAGCGCACGGACTGCGTGCCCCCGAATCAGGCCGTCAAGCGGGGCTATCATTCTCTGGTCAGCGAACCCGAAAGATGTCATCGAAAACGAAGACCACACTCCTCTTCGCACTCGTCGGACGAAAGTCTAAACCCACCGCATGCTTTACCGGGAGGGTTTGGGGCGCCACCCCGAGCGCCTGTGCCGGTCACGCCTAGAAGGAGACGGAGGAGGAAAAGAGGCCGGTTCCGCCCCAGACGTGGAGCCCTGGAGCGCAGGGAGCGTGCAGACCCTCCCGGGAAAGCGGCCGCTTCCGTAGGCCCCCCGGGCGGGTCGATGAGCGCAGACAAAAAAGAGGAACTAAGCCCACAAGACATGGCAAATGTCGACAGGAACTCGGAGCAAACAGACCCAGTAAAAGCCACGCCGACTTCCCGCCCCAGCAGCCCCCTGCCTTCTGGAAGCGACGGGGGAGCTGAGCGTTGGGTCACCGAGGCCACCTCTGGCTCGAGGCCCGAGGTCTCCGCTGAGCCCACCTCTGTCTCCGCAGCTGGCGCcccagcagaggaggcagtgGCCGGCGGCCTGCTGGGGCGCCAGGACAGAAGCCCGACCGCTCGTATCAGGGAAAAGCAGGTGCCTCCCGAGGTGCCTCCTGTGGACCAGACCTTCCAGCAGCCCCCGCCCAAGTCGCTCCTCGGCCACTACGAGCTGGCCGAGGCCCTCCCCCAGGGCAAGGCGGCCGCGGCCGAGGCCTCCCCCGCGTGGCTGCGTCTCCCGTCAGGAATTCTTCACGCTCACCCACCGCTGCCCTTCAAAGAAGCACAGGTCAGCGGCCACGCCTTGGTCACCACGGAGCAAATCCTGGCTCCGTTGGCTCTGCCCGAACAGGCCTTGCTGATCCCAATAGAAACCCCTGACAAATGCAAAGCTCTCCCCTGCGAGGTCTACCAGCACATCCTCCAGCCGGGCCTGCTGGCCCACAAGGTCAAGCTGGCCTTCCCCGCCgctgccctggccccgcccagcgTGCCTCTGCAGCCGCCCTTACGCTCTACCTCTGTCACCACCATCCACCACGCCGTCCTGCACCACCAGGCGGGGACCTGGAAAGTGCTCCAGCCGCACCAACggttcctgccccagggcccccccCTCACCGGGACATCCTTACCTCAAACTCCCATCTCCAGAGGACCCCTGGGCGCCAGGCTCTGTCCCGGGAACCCGCCCACGTTAGTCGCGCCCCCTCCGATGCCCATCATTCCAGCCTCAGTCCTTCATCCCAGCCCCTTGGCCTTCCCCGCTCTGCCCCacgccctcttcccctccctgctcgccccccaccccgcagtcATCCCACTCCAGCCCCTCTTCTAG